The Azospirillum brasilense genome window below encodes:
- a CDS encoding TrmH family RNA methyltransferase has product MPKPTTPRGRPPVPSPARSPRPGPARAGKEVRREEPPREEPGKLFRVAGLSAVSALFAHDAARVERLFFEERLKAKTGDFCKAMAAARKPYRMVEADELAKVAGTVLHGGVVALIAPRPVPAFDTEAAKRWAADGQPLLILDGVGNPHNLGAILRTAAFFGLRRVVVSDHPGQALPSESAYRVAEGGFEWVELYRAANLPAVLKRLRESHRVAGTALGRGRTVVTDPAALAMGDRPAAVVLGNEEDGLPPATLAACEDILTLPGTGRIQSLNVAATAAILIHALAKPG; this is encoded by the coding sequence ATGCCGAAGCCGACGACCCCGCGCGGCCGTCCGCCTGTCCCGTCCCCTGCCCGCTCCCCCCGTCCGGGTCCGGCCCGCGCCGGCAAGGAGGTGCGCCGGGAGGAACCACCGCGCGAGGAGCCGGGCAAGCTGTTCCGCGTCGCCGGCCTGTCCGCCGTGTCCGCCCTGTTCGCCCATGATGCGGCGCGGGTGGAGCGGCTGTTCTTCGAGGAGCGGCTGAAGGCGAAGACCGGCGACTTCTGCAAGGCGATGGCGGCGGCGCGCAAGCCCTACCGCATGGTGGAGGCCGACGAGCTGGCGAAGGTCGCCGGGACGGTGCTGCACGGCGGCGTCGTCGCGCTGATCGCGCCGCGCCCGGTCCCCGCCTTCGACACCGAGGCGGCGAAGCGCTGGGCGGCGGACGGACAACCGCTGCTGATCCTGGACGGGGTCGGCAACCCGCACAATCTGGGCGCCATCCTGCGCACCGCCGCCTTCTTCGGCCTGCGGCGCGTCGTGGTGTCGGACCATCCCGGACAGGCCCTGCCGTCGGAGTCCGCCTACCGCGTGGCCGAGGGCGGCTTCGAGTGGGTCGAGCTGTACCGGGCGGCCAACCTGCCGGCGGTCCTGAAGCGGCTGCGCGAGTCCCACCGGGTGGCCGGAACGGCGCTGGGCCGCGGCCGGACGGTGGTGACCGACCCGGCGGCGCTCGCCATGGGGGATCGACCCGCCGCCGTCGTGCTGGGCAACGAGGAGGACGGGCTTCCCCCCGCCACCCTCGCCGCCTGCGAGGACATCCTGACCCTGCCCGGCACCGGCCGCATCCAGTCGCTGAACGTGGCGGCGACCGCGGCCATCCTCATCCACGCGCTGGCCAAGCCGGGCTGA
- a CDS encoding SDR family oxidoreductase, protein MDSVRGAVVVVTGASSGIGRATALTFAREGARLVLAARREALLGEVAEECRELGGEAEVVPTDVTDAQAVLRLANRAMQLNGGIDVWVSNAGVGAVGRFEDTPLEAHRRVVETNLFGPLYSAHAVLPLFRRQGHGVLINTVSVGAWAPAPYAAAYAASKFGLEGLLESLRAELVDAPGVHVCGVYPFFTDTPGMSHGANYTGHQLDAESPFYDDPQDVADTVLSLALRPRAQAMVGAMTPLTRLGHAVAPRLMEKIAGYGAHRHFSRTPPAAPSDGNLFSPVERGRGVTGGFRTPPPGWVSPLLVAGVAAAAAAAYAGYARSKNGNH, encoded by the coding sequence ATGGACAGCGTGCGCGGGGCCGTGGTGGTCGTGACCGGAGCGTCGAGCGGGATCGGGCGGGCCACCGCCCTGACCTTCGCGCGGGAGGGTGCCCGGCTGGTGTTGGCCGCCCGGCGGGAGGCTTTGCTCGGAGAGGTGGCCGAGGAATGCCGGGAGTTGGGCGGCGAGGCCGAGGTGGTGCCCACCGACGTCACCGACGCTCAGGCCGTCCTCCGGCTGGCCAACCGGGCGATGCAGCTGAACGGCGGCATCGACGTCTGGGTGAGCAACGCCGGGGTCGGCGCCGTCGGGCGGTTCGAGGACACCCCGCTGGAAGCGCACCGCCGCGTCGTCGAGACCAACCTGTTCGGCCCCTTGTATTCCGCCCACGCCGTGTTGCCGCTGTTCCGCCGGCAGGGCCATGGGGTGCTCATCAACACCGTGTCGGTCGGGGCCTGGGCGCCCGCCCCCTACGCCGCCGCCTACGCAGCCAGCAAGTTCGGGCTGGAAGGGCTTCTGGAAAGCCTGCGGGCTGAGTTGGTCGACGCGCCGGGCGTCCATGTCTGCGGCGTCTATCCCTTCTTCACCGACACGCCGGGGATGTCCCACGGCGCCAACTACACCGGCCATCAACTGGACGCGGAAAGCCCCTTCTACGACGACCCGCAGGACGTGGCGGACACCGTGCTGTCCCTCGCCCTGCGCCCGCGCGCTCAGGCGATGGTCGGGGCGATGACCCCGCTGACCCGGCTGGGGCACGCGGTGGCGCCGCGCCTGATGGAGAAGATCGCCGGCTACGGCGCCCACCGCCATTTCAGCCGGACCCCACCCGCCGCGCCGAGCGACGGAAACCTGTTCAGCCCGGTGGAGCGCGGCCGCGGCGTCACCGGCGGCTTCCGCACCCCGCCGCCCGGCTGGGTGTCGCCCCTGCTCGTCGCCGGGGTCGCGGCGGCTGCCGCTGCGGCCTATGCCGGCTACGCGCGGAGCAAGAACGGAAACCACTGA
- a CDS encoding DinB family protein gives MKAHFERFARYNRWANRRLYAVAAELSDAQYREDRSAFFRSVRGTLNHILVADRVWLRRIEGDGPTPFALDEILYDGFDDLRAAREAEDERLIRVVAEQEEARFSADLHYHSLAGQAFTMPFSAVLAHVFNHQTHHRGQAHTLLTQFGLAAPSIDFAYFLLEK, from the coding sequence ATGAAGGCGCATTTCGAACGGTTCGCGCGCTACAACCGCTGGGCCAACCGCCGCCTCTACGCGGTGGCGGCCGAGCTGTCGGACGCCCAGTACCGCGAGGACCGCAGCGCCTTCTTCCGCTCCGTGCGGGGAACGCTGAACCACATCCTGGTCGCCGACCGGGTGTGGCTGCGCCGCATCGAGGGGGACGGGCCGACGCCCTTCGCCCTGGACGAGATCCTGTATGACGGCTTCGACGATCTGCGCGCCGCCCGCGAGGCGGAGGACGAGCGCCTCATCCGCGTCGTGGCGGAGCAGGAGGAGGCACGCTTCTCCGCGGACCTCCACTACCACTCACTGGCCGGGCAGGCCTTCACCATGCCCTTTTCCGCGGTGCTGGCCCATGTCTTCAACCACCAGACCCATCACCGCGGGCAGGCGCACACCCTGCTGACGCAGTTCGGGTTGGCCGCGCCCAGCAT
- the nosP gene encoding nitric oxide-sensing protein NosP, which yields MPLLFGTRIVTSHPASDALLSDAPPSSSAPNPSLPRAVSTAEDARAAARDLFEGLCGRNPAAAAELEMVLVFCSAHYDRVELAAALAELFGPVPVVGCTTAGEITPFGYAAGSLVGIGFPRADFTIATQRIDDLDRFSIAEAPRVLRSLMEQRDVALAARADAFPDHGSFAFLMIDGMSRAEEMVVSALHSVLMDIPLFGGSAGDELRFERTFVLHEGRFHTNAAVLMLVTTARRFVVFRTEHFVASDAKMVVTGADPQRRIVTEINAEPAGREYARMVGLEGEPLTPLIFAAYPVVVRVGGEYHVRSIQKVNDDESLTFYCAIDEGIVLTVARGVDPVENLEEMMRKLAAEVGGPPDLVLGCDCILRRLELEQRQLKHVMSAALARHNVIGFCAYGEQYNAMHVNQTFTGVAIGAR from the coding sequence ATGCCGTTGCTTTTCGGGACCCGCATTGTGACCAGCCATCCGGCCTCGGACGCTCTTCTCTCCGACGCTCCGCCCAGCTCCTCCGCGCCCAACCCGTCCCTGCCGCGGGCTGTCTCGACGGCGGAGGATGCCCGCGCCGCCGCGCGTGACCTGTTCGAGGGGCTGTGCGGACGGAACCCCGCCGCCGCGGCGGAGCTGGAGATGGTGCTGGTCTTCTGCTCCGCCCATTACGACCGTGTGGAACTGGCGGCGGCCCTGGCCGAGCTGTTCGGGCCGGTGCCGGTGGTCGGCTGCACCACGGCGGGCGAGATCACGCCCTTCGGCTATGCCGCCGGATCGCTGGTCGGGATCGGCTTCCCGCGCGCCGACTTCACCATCGCCACCCAGCGCATCGACGACCTCGACCGCTTCTCCATCGCCGAGGCGCCGCGCGTCCTGCGCAGCCTGATGGAGCAGCGCGACGTTGCCCTGGCCGCCCGCGCCGACGCCTTTCCCGACCATGGCAGCTTCGCCTTCCTGATGATCGACGGCATGTCGCGGGCGGAGGAGATGGTGGTCAGCGCGCTGCACAGCGTGCTGATGGACATCCCGCTGTTCGGCGGCTCCGCCGGCGACGAACTGCGCTTCGAGCGCACCTTCGTCCTGCACGAGGGGCGGTTCCACACCAATGCCGCCGTGCTGATGCTGGTCACCACGGCGCGCCGCTTCGTCGTCTTCCGGACCGAGCATTTCGTGGCGTCCGACGCCAAGATGGTGGTGACCGGCGCCGACCCGCAGCGCCGCATCGTCACCGAGATCAACGCCGAGCCGGCGGGCCGCGAGTACGCCCGCATGGTCGGGCTGGAGGGGGAGCCGCTGACCCCCCTGATCTTCGCCGCCTATCCCGTCGTCGTGCGGGTCGGGGGCGAGTACCATGTCCGCTCCATCCAGAAGGTCAACGACGACGAGAGCCTGACCTTCTACTGCGCCATCGACGAGGGGATCGTGCTGACGGTCGCCCGCGGCGTCGATCCGGTGGAGAATCTGGAGGAGATGATGCGCAAGCTGGCCGCGGAGGTCGGCGGGCCGCCGGACCTCGTGCTCGGCTGCGACTGCATCCTGCGCCGGCTGGAGCTGGAGCAGCGGCAGCTCAAACACGTCATGTCGGCGGCGCTGGCGCGGCACAACGTCATCGGCTTCTGCGCCTACGGTGAGCAGTACAACGCCATGCACGTCAACCAGACCTTCACCGGTGTCGCGATAGGTGCGCGATGA
- a CDS encoding DNA translocase FtsK — protein sequence MTPRTPHLTAPATQSGVVTADEFNLWCALNGRPFNLIPNTRPDGRLLWDVEVLPGTPRAGTVYSTNLGDEALAVVAGFAFLSGVEWAYEARAAETIAPPPASDAAVDAPEEVEDVLIPDAEDLPGALSEEAEPEEAEDDTLAYEDDAAYEDDAAYDDDADGVDDTAALDDDEEPESDEAALSIGEDDPYALPGTTLLQNPPPRPPQQHDETVLARNARMLETVLRNFRVRGEIMDVRPGPVVTLYEFEPAPGTKSATVINLTDDIARSMSVVTARIAIVPGRSVIGVELPNPVREMVYLREMFDHAAFAESQAHLAIALGKDISGEPVVADLARMPHLLVAGTTGSGKSVAINTMILSLLYRLPPDRCRFIMVDPKMLELSVYDGIPHLLTPVVTDPKKAVIALRWAVREMESRYEAMSKLGVRNIEGYNARIAEMIANGEPMPRRTVPGEAEAVFDLTPQEPTPLPYIVVIVDEMADLMLVAGKEIEAAIQRLAQMARAAGIHLIMATQRPSVDVITGTIKANFPTRISFQVTSKIDSRTILGEAGAEQLLGQGDMLYMAGGGRITRVHGPFVSDSEVEEIVQFIKSQGAPNYVTAITEEEDEAVADEDDESGGGNSGDDLYMQAVNLVVREGKVSVSFIQRQLQIGYNRAARLVERMETERVVGQANHQGKREVLLSPAGLSAKRAGV from the coding sequence ATGACGCCGCGCACGCCCCACCTGACCGCGCCCGCGACCCAGTCGGGAGTCGTCACCGCCGACGAGTTCAATCTGTGGTGCGCGCTGAACGGCCGCCCCTTCAACCTGATCCCCAACACGCGCCCCGACGGGCGGCTGCTGTGGGACGTTGAGGTGCTCCCCGGAACCCCGCGCGCCGGCACGGTCTATTCGACCAACCTCGGCGACGAGGCGCTGGCGGTGGTCGCCGGATTCGCCTTCCTGTCCGGCGTCGAATGGGCCTACGAGGCGCGCGCCGCAGAAACCATCGCCCCGCCCCCGGCTTCGGACGCGGCCGTGGATGCGCCGGAAGAGGTGGAAGACGTCCTCATTCCCGACGCCGAGGATCTGCCCGGGGCGCTGTCTGAGGAAGCGGAGCCGGAAGAAGCCGAGGACGACACCTTGGCCTACGAGGACGACGCGGCCTACGAGGACGACGCGGCCTATGACGACGACGCGGACGGCGTCGACGACACCGCTGCCCTCGACGATGACGAAGAACCCGAATCCGACGAGGCTGCGCTGTCCATCGGCGAGGACGATCCCTACGCCCTGCCCGGCACCACGCTCCTCCAGAACCCGCCGCCGCGCCCGCCGCAGCAACATGACGAGACGGTCCTGGCCCGCAACGCGCGGATGCTGGAGACGGTGCTGCGGAACTTCCGCGTTCGCGGCGAGATCATGGACGTGCGCCCCGGCCCCGTCGTGACGCTCTACGAGTTCGAGCCGGCGCCGGGCACCAAGTCGGCGACGGTCATCAACCTCACCGACGACATCGCCCGCTCGATGAGCGTGGTCACTGCCCGCATCGCCATCGTGCCGGGCCGCAGCGTGATCGGCGTGGAGCTGCCGAACCCGGTGCGCGAGATGGTCTATCTGCGCGAGATGTTCGACCATGCGGCCTTCGCCGAATCGCAGGCCCACCTCGCCATCGCGCTCGGCAAGGACATCAGCGGGGAGCCGGTGGTCGCCGACCTCGCCCGCATGCCGCACCTGCTGGTCGCCGGCACCACGGGCTCGGGCAAGTCGGTCGCCATCAACACGATGATCCTGTCGCTGCTCTACCGGCTGCCGCCCGACCGCTGCCGCTTCATCATGGTGGACCCGAAGATGCTGGAGCTGTCGGTCTATGACGGCATCCCGCATCTGCTGACCCCGGTGGTGACCGACCCGAAGAAGGCGGTGATCGCGCTCCGCTGGGCCGTGCGCGAGATGGAGAGCCGCTACGAGGCGATGTCCAAGCTCGGCGTGCGCAACATCGAGGGCTACAACGCCCGCATCGCCGAGATGATCGCCAACGGCGAGCCGATGCCCCGCCGCACCGTCCCCGGCGAGGCCGAGGCCGTCTTCGACCTGACCCCGCAGGAGCCGACGCCGCTCCCCTACATCGTGGTCATCGTGGACGAGATGGCCGATCTGATGCTGGTGGCGGGCAAGGAGATCGAGGCGGCGATCCAGCGCCTCGCCCAGATGGCCCGCGCCGCCGGCATCCACCTGATCATGGCGACGCAGCGCCCGTCGGTGGACGTCATCACCGGCACCATCAAGGCCAACTTCCCGACCCGCATCAGCTTCCAGGTCACCAGCAAGATCGACAGCCGCACCATTCTGGGCGAGGCCGGGGCGGAGCAGCTCCTCGGCCAGGGCGACATGCTCTACATGGCCGGTGGCGGCCGCATCACCCGCGTCCACGGCCCCTTCGTCTCCGATTCGGAGGTCGAGGAGATCGTGCAGTTCATCAAGTCGCAGGGCGCCCCCAACTACGTCACCGCCATCACCGAGGAAGAGGATGAGGCGGTCGCCGACGAGGACGACGAGAGCGGCGGCGGCAACTCCGGCGACGACCTCTACATGCAGGCCGTCAACCTCGTGGTGCGCGAGGGCAAGGTGTCGGTCAGCTTCATCCAGCGCCAGCTCCAGATCGGCTACAACCGCGCCGCCCGTCTGGTCGAGCGGATGGAGACGGAGCGGGTGGTCGGCCAGGCCAACCACCAGGGCAAGCGTGAGGTGCTGCTGTCCCCCGCCGGCCTGTCGGCCAAGCGCGCCGGGGTCTGA
- a CDS encoding DUF779 domain-containing protein — protein MVERVVATPAALALIDKLRGLYGPLFFHQSGGCCDGSAPMCFMDGEFRPGGQDVRLGEIGGCPFYMGAAQFEYWSHTQLIIDVVPGRGASFSLEAPEGVRFLTRSRLFSDGEVEALRSDPGDMMKKA, from the coding sequence ATGGTCGAACGAGTCGTCGCCACACCGGCGGCCCTGGCGCTGATCGATAAACTGCGCGGGCTCTACGGGCCGCTGTTCTTCCACCAGTCCGGCGGCTGCTGCGACGGCAGCGCGCCGATGTGCTTCATGGACGGGGAGTTCCGCCCCGGCGGGCAGGACGTCCGGCTGGGGGAGATCGGGGGCTGTCCTTTCTATATGGGAGCGGCGCAGTTCGAATACTGGTCGCACACCCAGCTCATCATCGACGTGGTGCCGGGCCGCGGCGCCAGCTTCTCGCTGGAGGCGCCGGAGGGCGTGCGCTTCCTCACCCGTTCCCGGCTGTTCTCCGATGGCGAGGTGGAGGCGCTACGCTCCGATCCTGGCGATATGATGAAAAAGGCATAG
- the msrA gene encoding peptide-methionine (S)-S-oxide reductase MsrA — translation MLGMFMRKPLALPSAAEALPGRDTPVPVPPRHHVNGNPLTPPYPEGLEIADFGLGCFWGAERKFWKVPGVWSTMVGYQGGHTPNPTYEEVCSGRTGHTEVVRVVYDPAKVGFEELLRVFWEAHDPTQGMRQGNDVGTQYRSAIYTHTDAQRAAAEASRESYQARLEQAGFGPVTTELREAPPFYYAEDYHQQYLSKNPAGYCGLGGTGVTCAA, via the coding sequence ATGCTCGGAATGTTCATGCGCAAGCCCCTGGCGCTGCCCAGCGCGGCGGAGGCGCTGCCCGGACGCGACACGCCGGTTCCCGTGCCGCCGCGCCACCACGTCAACGGCAACCCGCTGACCCCGCCCTATCCGGAGGGGCTGGAGATCGCCGACTTCGGGCTCGGCTGCTTCTGGGGGGCGGAGCGCAAGTTCTGGAAGGTGCCGGGCGTCTGGTCGACCATGGTCGGCTATCAGGGCGGCCATACGCCCAACCCGACCTACGAGGAGGTCTGCTCGGGCCGCACCGGCCACACCGAGGTGGTGCGCGTCGTCTACGACCCGGCCAAGGTCGGGTTCGAGGAACTGCTGCGCGTCTTCTGGGAGGCGCACGACCCGACCCAGGGCATGCGCCAGGGCAACGACGTCGGCACCCAGTACCGCTCGGCCATCTACACCCACACGGACGCCCAGCGCGCCGCCGCCGAGGCCAGCCGCGAATCCTATCAGGCCCGCCTGGAACAGGCCGGCTTCGGCCCGGTGACGACGGAGCTTCGCGAGGCCCCGCCGTTCTACTACGCCGAGGACTACCACCAGCAGTATCTGTCCAAGAATCCCGCGGGCTATTGCGGGCTGGGCGGCACCGGAGTGACCTGCGCGGCGTGA
- a CDS encoding PAS domain-containing protein translates to MIKERTELATPHLSGLLDFWLTKCIGGKPPVSSTVAPADLRPWKDNIVIFEVIGDDDFVYSYYGQSLAAAFGHSRLGATLDDLPEEQRAILRPEYASLLRERLPVARVYTADFSGVMRTWERLALPMSSDGETIDKILVAAYELPPDESPYAALIPTTEDEETDEEAELDVDVPDDDEPDAGGTTAPDPEALADKDAETDGETDGIADAVAETDNDTPDDAEDGKSFSTEQKPGAPA, encoded by the coding sequence ATGATCAAGGAAAGAACCGAGCTGGCGACGCCGCACCTGAGCGGCCTGCTTGACTTCTGGCTCACCAAATGCATCGGCGGGAAGCCGCCGGTGTCCAGCACCGTCGCCCCGGCCGATCTGCGGCCGTGGAAAGATAATATTGTGATTTTCGAGGTCATCGGCGACGATGACTTCGTTTATTCCTATTACGGCCAGTCGCTCGCCGCGGCCTTCGGGCATTCGCGCCTGGGCGCCACGCTGGACGATCTGCCGGAGGAGCAGCGGGCGATCCTGCGCCCCGAATACGCCTCGCTCCTGCGCGAACGGCTGCCGGTCGCCCGTGTCTACACCGCCGATTTCAGCGGCGTCATGCGGACCTGGGAGCGGCTGGCGCTGCCGATGTCCAGCGATGGGGAAACCATCGACAAGATCCTGGTCGCCGCCTACGAACTGCCGCCGGACGAATCGCCCTACGCCGCGCTCATCCCCACCACGGAGGATGAGGAGACGGACGAGGAAGCCGAGTTGGACGTCGACGTGCCGGATGACGACGAACCGGATGCGGGCGGCACGACGGCCCCCGACCCTGAGGCCCTTGCGGACAAGGACGCCGAAACGGACGGCGAAACGGACGGAATTGCGGACGCCGTGGCCGAAACCGACAACGACACCCCCGACGACGCCGAAGACGGCAAGTCCTTCTCCACCGAACAGAAACCGGGAGCCCCGGCATGA
- a CDS encoding winged helix-turn-helix domain-containing protein, producing the protein MTTDIRLRFLHPSGAIGPGKVSLLEEIDRTGSISAAARALGMSFRRAWFLVETMNSAFREPVVRTNVGGREGGGTGLTAFGQEVIARYRRMEEEARRAAAPHLAWLDEALKPEAALEKGADSADPKSNGPDPGDP; encoded by the coding sequence ATGACGACCGACATCCGGCTGCGCTTCCTCCACCCCTCCGGCGCCATCGGCCCCGGCAAGGTGTCCCTGCTGGAGGAGATCGACCGCACCGGTTCCATCTCGGCGGCGGCGCGGGCGCTCGGCATGTCCTTCCGCCGCGCGTGGTTCCTGGTGGAGACCATGAACTCCGCCTTCCGCGAGCCGGTGGTGCGGACCAACGTCGGCGGACGCGAGGGCGGCGGGACCGGCCTCACCGCCTTCGGGCAGGAGGTGATCGCCCGCTACCGCCGCATGGAGGAGGAGGCCCGCCGCGCCGCGGCACCCCACCTCGCCTGGCTGGACGAGGCGCTGAAGCCGGAGGCGGCGCTTGAAAAAGGCGCGGACTCCGCTGATCCAAAGTCCAATGGCCCGGACCCCGGCGATCCGTAA
- the adh gene encoding aldehyde dehydrogenase: MIHQALETLSKQVAIRPRYDNFIGGQWVAPTKGQYFTNLTPITGKTLCEVARSTAEDIEKALDAAHKAKDAWGRTSPAERARILNKIADRMEERLDVLALAETLDNGKPIRETTHADLPLAIDHFRYFAGCVRAQEGTIAEIDHTTYAYHFHEPLGVVGQIIPWNFPLLMAVWKLAPALAAGNCVVLKPAEQTPMAIMVLMEIIGDLLPDGVLNVVNGFGIEAGKPLAQSPRIAKIAFTGETTTGRLIMQYAAENIIPVTLELGGKSPNIFFNDVMADDDEFLDKALEGFAMFALNQGEVCTCPSRVLVQEKIYDKFMEKAVARVAAVKQGSPLDPATMIGAQASIDQLEKILSYIDIGKAEGAKVLIGGERAHLGGELESGYYVQPTVFEGHNKMRVFQEEIFGPVVSVTTFKTEEEALAIANDTLYGLGAGVWSRDGNRAFRMGRAIQAGRVWTNCYHLYPAHAAFGGYKQSGIGRETHKMMLDHYQQTKNLLVSYSPKALGFF; the protein is encoded by the coding sequence GTGATCCATCAGGCCCTGGAAACGCTCAGCAAGCAGGTCGCCATCCGGCCGCGCTACGACAACTTCATCGGCGGCCAGTGGGTGGCGCCGACGAAGGGCCAGTATTTCACCAACCTGACCCCGATCACCGGCAAGACGCTGTGCGAGGTCGCCCGCTCCACCGCGGAAGACATCGAGAAGGCGCTGGACGCCGCCCACAAGGCCAAGGACGCCTGGGGCCGCACCTCCCCGGCGGAGCGCGCGCGCATCCTGAACAAGATCGCCGACCGCATGGAAGAGCGCCTGGACGTCCTGGCGCTGGCCGAGACGCTGGACAACGGCAAGCCGATCCGCGAGACGACCCACGCCGACCTGCCGCTCGCCATCGACCATTTCCGCTACTTCGCCGGCTGCGTCCGCGCCCAGGAAGGCACCATCGCGGAAATCGACCACACCACCTACGCCTATCACTTCCATGAGCCGCTGGGCGTCGTCGGCCAGATCATCCCGTGGAACTTCCCGCTGCTGATGGCCGTGTGGAAGCTGGCCCCGGCGCTGGCCGCCGGCAACTGCGTCGTGCTGAAGCCCGCCGAGCAGACCCCGATGGCCATCATGGTGCTGATGGAGATCATCGGCGACCTGCTGCCCGACGGCGTCCTCAACGTTGTCAACGGCTTCGGCATCGAGGCCGGCAAGCCGCTGGCCCAGAGCCCGCGCATCGCCAAGATCGCCTTCACCGGCGAGACGACGACCGGCCGCCTGATCATGCAGTACGCGGCGGAGAACATCATCCCGGTCACGCTGGAGCTGGGCGGCAAGTCGCCGAACATCTTCTTCAACGACGTGATGGCCGACGACGACGAGTTCCTGGACAAGGCGCTGGAAGGCTTCGCCATGTTCGCGCTGAACCAGGGCGAGGTCTGCACCTGCCCTTCGCGCGTCCTGGTGCAGGAGAAGATCTACGACAAGTTCATGGAGAAGGCCGTCGCCCGCGTCGCCGCCGTCAAGCAGGGCAGCCCGCTCGACCCGGCGACGATGATCGGCGCCCAGGCGTCCATCGACCAGCTCGAGAAAATCCTCTCCTACATCGACATCGGCAAGGCCGAGGGCGCCAAGGTGCTGATCGGCGGCGAGCGCGCCCATCTGGGCGGCGAGCTGGAGAGCGGCTACTACGTCCAGCCGACGGTCTTCGAAGGCCACAACAAGATGCGCGTCTTCCAGGAGGAGATCTTCGGGCCGGTCGTGTCCGTGACCACCTTCAAGACCGAGGAAGAGGCGCTCGCCATCGCCAACGACACGCTCTACGGCCTGGGCGCCGGCGTGTGGAGCCGCGACGGCAACCGCGCCTTCCGCATGGGCCGGGCCATCCAGGCCGGCCGCGTGTGGACCAACTGCTACCACCTCTACCCGGCCCACGCGGCCTTCGGCGGCTACAAGCAGTCGGGCATCGGCCGTGAAACGCACAAGATGATGCTCGACCACTACCAGCAGACCAAGAACCTGCTGGTCAGCTACAGCCCGAAGGCCCTGGGCTTCTTCTAA
- a CDS encoding c-type cytochrome: protein MRTAAPIALATLLLLAAAPLPALADGDPANGEKLFRQCKACHTVEAGKNRVGPTLHGLFGRKAGTVDTYANYSEGLKASGIAWDAKTLDPYLANPKAVIADSRMAFAGVAKPEDRADLIAYLESATK, encoded by the coding sequence ATGCGCACCGCCGCCCCTATAGCCTTGGCCACCCTGCTCCTTCTCGCCGCGGCGCCGCTCCCGGCCCTGGCCGACGGCGACCCGGCGAACGGCGAGAAGCTGTTCCGCCAATGCAAGGCCTGCCACACGGTGGAGGCGGGAAAGAATCGCGTCGGCCCCACGCTGCACGGGCTGTTCGGGCGCAAGGCCGGCACGGTGGACACCTACGCCAACTACTCCGAGGGGCTGAAGGCGTCGGGCATCGCGTGGGACGCCAAGACGCTCGACCCCTATCTCGCCAACCCGAAGGCGGTCATCGCCGACAGCCGCATGGCCTTCGCCGGGGTGGCCAAGCCGGAGGACCGGGCCGACCTGATCGCCTATCTGGAATCCGCGACGAAGTGA
- a CDS encoding YqaA family protein — protein MLKRLYDWTMAKAASKNATTWLAGVSFAESSFFPIPPDILMVPMVLANRQAAWRIATICTLASVVGGVAGYMIGYFLYEAIGKAVIDFYHLEAQFETLRHTFVEYGAEILIIKGMTPIPYKLLTITAGVAKLNIWVFIGASILSRAIRFYLVAALLYWFGEPVRAFIEKRLTLVTTAFAVALIGGFLAIKLI, from the coding sequence ATGCTGAAGCGCCTTTACGACTGGACGATGGCCAAGGCGGCCTCGAAGAACGCCACCACCTGGCTGGCGGGGGTGTCCTTCGCGGAAAGCTCCTTCTTCCCGATCCCGCCGGACATCCTGATGGTGCCGATGGTGCTCGCCAACCGGCAGGCCGCGTGGCGGATCGCGACGATCTGCACGCTGGCCTCGGTGGTGGGCGGCGTCGCCGGCTACATGATCGGCTACTTCCTGTACGAGGCCATCGGCAAGGCGGTCATCGACTTCTACCACCTGGAAGCCCAGTTCGAGACGCTGCGCCATACCTTCGTCGAATACGGCGCGGAAATTCTCATCATCAAGGGCATGACGCCCATCCCCTACAAGCTGCTGACCATCACCGCGGGTGTGGCGAAGCTGAACATCTGGGTGTTCATCGGCGCCTCGATCCTGTCGCGGGCCATCCGCTTCTATCTGGTCGCCGCCCTGCTCTACTGGTTCGGGGAGCCGGTGCGCGCCTTCATCGAGAAGCGGCTGACGCTGGTCACCACCGCCTTCGCCGTCGCGCTGATCGGCGGCTTCCTGGCGATCAAGCTGATCTGA